CTGAAGCATCGCGCCGAGGAGGCTGAGATCAGCGAAATCCGCAGCTTGGAAGACGCCGTCCCGCTGCTACTGCCGCACACGGCCTACAAGTCCTATCCCGAGAGCTTCCTGATGGAGGAGAAGTGGGACAAGCTCAGCCGGTGGCTGGATTCCGTCTCGACCCATCGCGTGCCGGCGATCGACAAAGCCTCGATCCATGACGTCGACGGCTGGGTCGCGAAGATGCAGGAAAGCGGCCACAACGTTTCCTGCTCGAGCGGCACCACGGGCAAGTCGGCGATGCTGGTCGCCTCGGATGCCGACATGGAATGGTGCAAGCGCGAGGCGCCGCAGGCCTATACTTGGGGGTCAGGCGTCCCGCTCGACCGTAGCCGGCGTATCTTCGGCCTGGCGCCGGTTGCCTCGGTACCGCGCAATCTCGCCACGGGCGTGGCCTATACCAACGCGCTGCAGGATCCGAATTCGGAGCCGTTCCGCTATCCGGTGCCGCCGATCACCGTCGGCAGCCTCACCCAGATGGTGGTGGCGCGCAAGAAGATCGCCGACGGCACGATCCTGCCCGAGGAACTCGCCGAGTTCGAACGCATCTCGGTTGAACGCGCGAAGTACGTTGAGGATGCGGTCGGCGTGACCGCGCAGGCGCTGGTCGAGGCGCGGGGGGACAAGCTGCACCTCACCGGCCTCTGGGCCGGGCTCTACAACGTCGCCAAGGCGGTGCGCGACATGGGCTACAGCGGCAAGGACTTCAACGCGGAGAATTCGATCTATGTCGGCGGCGGCCTCAAGCGCGCCAACCTGCCGGCGGACTACCGCGAGTTCGTCTACGAGACGTTCAACATCTCGCCGACGCGCAATTATCAGAACTATTCGATGCAGGAACTGCAATCGGGCATGCCGCGCTGCCAGAAGGGCGGCCGCTACCACCTGCCGCCCTGGTTGGTTCCACTGCTGCTCGACAAGGCCGGGGACAACCTGCTGCCGATAGAGAGCGGCGAGTACGAGGGCCGCGCTGCGTTCTTCGACCTCTCGCTCGATGGGCGCTGGGGCGGGGTGATCTCGGGCGACAAGGTCTCGATCGACTTCAGCCCTTGCGCCTGCGGGGCCAGGAGCCCGTCGATCCGCGACGACATCGTGCGCTATGCGGATATCGAAGGCGACGACAAGATCGGCTGCGCCGGCACGGTCGACGCCTATGTGCGCGGGCTCTCCTAGGCCTTACCGAGCCGCGGCCCGCTGGCGGATCAGCCGGAGGTAGGTGTCGGCCACCTCCTGGTTGATCGCGTCCCACGAGAAATCGAGGCTGCGCGCTTCGCCGGCGGCGCCGTGCTTGGCGCGGCGGTCGGCCTGCTCGACGTAGGCCTTGAGCGCCTCGGCGAACTGGTGGACCGCGCCGGGGCGGATCAGCCGGCCCGAGACGTGGTCGTCGACCAGGCTCTCGCTGCCCGTGGCAATCGCGGCGACAACCGGCAGGCCGCAGGCCATGGCCTCGAGCGTGACGTTGCCGAAAGTCTCGGTCACCGAGGGATTGAACAGCACGTCCATGCCGGCGACGGCGCGGGCGAGATCCTCGCCGGCCTGGAAGCCGATGAAATGCGCGCCGGGCAGCCGCGCCTCGAACCAGCTGCGCGCCGGGCCTTCGCCGATCACCAGGACCTTGTGCCTGACGCCGCGGCGGCCGAGTTCGTCGATCGTGTCGGAGAACACGTCGAGCCCCTTTTCCATCACCAGCCGGCCCAGGAAGCCGATCACGACCTCTTCGTCGCCGATGCCGAGCGAGTGCCGCCATTCGAGCGAGCGTGCGCCCGAATGGAAGATGTCGCGGTCGACCCCGCGTGACCAGATGCCGATGTCGTAGTTCATCCGCTGGTCGCGCAAGAGCTGGGCCATGGACTCGGATGGCGCAACCAGCGCGTCGCAGCGCCGGTAGAAACGGCGCAGCAGCGCCTCGACCAGCGGCTCGCCCCAGGCCAGGTTGTAATAGCGCAGATAGGTCTCGAAGCGGGTGTGGACCGAGGCGAGCACGGGCAACTTCTGTCGACGCGCCCAGCTGACCATGCGGTGCCCGCTGACATCGGGCGAGGAAACCTGGACGACATTGGGTGCGAAGGCCTTGAGATCGCGCTTCAGCCGCGGAGAGAGCCCGAGCGAGAAGCGGTACTCGCCGCGGCCGGGGATCGGCGTCGCGGGAACGTCGACGAGGTCACCGGTGGGCGGAAAGGCGGGCGTACTGGTCGTCGGCGAATAGACGCGCACCGCGGCGCCCTGGCGCAGGAGATAGCCGACGAGGCGGTTCAATGCCTGGTTCGCACCGTCGCGGACATAATTGTAATTGCCGCTGTAAAGCGCGATGCGAAGGTCTGCGATTTTCATGTTGCAGCCGGCCTTAGCCGCTTACTGCACACATGACGAGGGCCCGCAGACCCTCCGCGGGCGCTGATCACCAGCCGCGATAA
The window above is part of the Novosphingobium sp. G106 genome. Proteins encoded here:
- a CDS encoding glycosyltransferase family 1 protein, translated to MKIADLRIALYSGNYNYVRDGANQALNRLVGYLLRQGAAVRVYSPTTSTPAFPPTGDLVDVPATPIPGRGEYRFSLGLSPRLKRDLKAFAPNVVQVSSPDVSGHRMVSWARRQKLPVLASVHTRFETYLRYYNLAWGEPLVEALLRRFYRRCDALVAPSESMAQLLRDQRMNYDIGIWSRGVDRDIFHSGARSLEWRHSLGIGDEEVVIGFLGRLVMEKGLDVFSDTIDELGRRGVRHKVLVIGEGPARSWFEARLPGAHFIGFQAGEDLARAVAGMDVLFNPSVTETFGNVTLEAMACGLPVVAAIATGSESLVDDHVSGRLIRPGAVHQFAEALKAYVEQADRRAKHGAAGEARSLDFSWDAINQEVADTYLRLIRQRAAAR